In Saprospiraceae bacterium, one DNA window encodes the following:
- the glgB gene encoding 1,4-alpha-glucan branching protein GlgB — MDSSKVHVHSLFTDFDIALFKTGKHYHIYNLLGSHLLHLNGEDGCYFAVYAPNAEKICVVGEFNHWNGSNHMLYSRWDGSGIWEGFIPGVNHGSIYKYKIYPYNHGRIRMKADPYAIKAEVPPRSGSVVWDFKYHWNDKKWMSDRKTINTHHQPHSVYEMHFGSWRRHIEEKRSLTYVEMADQLIPYLLEMGYTHVEFLPLAEHPYEPSWGYQVTGYYAASGRFGNPEALMHLIDKLHQAGIGVIMDWVPAHFPSDDFSLATFDGSCVYEHPDRRKGFHPDWNTLIFNYGRPEVRSFLISNAFFWLGKYHIDGLRVDAVSSIAFLDYSRKEGEWEPNQYGGRENLEAISFLQEFNTAVYGAFPGIQTIAEESTSYPMVSRPVHQGGLGFGMKWMMGWMHDTIDYFKREFKYRKFHQNDITFSIMYAFSENFMLALSHDEVVHGKSSMIGKMSGDEWQKFANLRTLYAYMFTHPGTKLLFMGNDMGQYNEWNFTIQLEWDLLQYPSHRGLNDTIKALNHLYKSEKALYHYNFSPVGFEWIDAGDRANSILIFQRKSDIKNDVLMIVCNLNITAHNTYKVGLYAKQTWQMIFNSDDKSFWGSGYEVKRKVATRKIEWNGRKHTLEIDIPPLSVTVYRLLSSLEDKPKATKTKAATTKKVETKVKGKIP, encoded by the coding sequence ATGGATTCATCAAAAGTACATGTTCACTCACTTTTTACTGACTTTGATATAGCGCTGTTTAAGACAGGCAAACATTACCACATATACAATTTATTAGGATCACATCTGCTGCACCTTAATGGCGAAGATGGTTGTTATTTTGCAGTATATGCACCTAATGCCGAAAAGATATGCGTAGTAGGTGAATTTAATCATTGGAACGGATCGAATCACATGTTGTATTCAAGATGGGATGGTTCCGGTATCTGGGAGGGTTTTATCCCCGGTGTGAATCATGGTTCTATATATAAATACAAAATATATCCATACAACCACGGTCGCATCAGAATGAAAGCTGATCCATATGCTATCAAAGCAGAAGTTCCACCCAGGTCAGGTTCCGTAGTCTGGGATTTTAAGTATCACTGGAATGACAAAAAATGGATGTCAGACCGCAAAACTATCAATACACATCATCAGCCTCACTCGGTCTATGAGATGCATTTTGGCTCATGGAGGCGTCATATTGAAGAAAAAAGATCACTGACATATGTGGAAATGGCCGACCAACTAATTCCCTATCTGTTAGAAATGGGGTATACTCATGTAGAGTTTTTGCCACTTGCCGAACATCCCTATGAACCGTCCTGGGGATATCAGGTGACGGGATATTATGCAGCTTCAGGGAGATTTGGGAATCCGGAAGCATTGATGCATTTGATAGATAAGTTGCATCAGGCAGGCATCGGAGTTATTATGGATTGGGTTCCGGCACACTTTCCGTCTGATGACTTTTCACTGGCTACATTTGATGGGTCGTGTGTATATGAACATCCGGATCGCAGGAAAGGCTTTCATCCCGATTGGAATACATTGATTTTTAACTACGGAAGGCCCGAGGTACGCAGTTTTCTGATATCCAATGCCTTTTTCTGGCTCGGGAAGTATCATATTGACGGGTTGAGGGTAGACGCTGTTTCATCAATAGCTTTTCTGGACTATTCGAGAAAAGAAGGAGAGTGGGAGCCCAATCAATATGGAGGTCGCGAAAATCTTGAAGCTATCAGCTTCCTACAGGAGTTCAATACAGCAGTATATGGGGCATTTCCGGGGATTCAGACTATCGCCGAAGAATCCACTTCATACCCAATGGTGTCAAGACCAGTTCATCAGGGAGGACTCGGATTTGGTATGAAATGGATGATGGGATGGATGCATGATACTATAGATTATTTTAAAAGGGAGTTTAAATACAGAAAGTTTCACCAAAATGACATTACTTTCAGTATCATGTATGCTTTTTCTGAAAATTTTATGCTGGCATTATCTCATGACGAAGTGGTACACGGCAAATCGTCTATGATTGGAAAAATGAGCGGCGACGAATGGCAGAAATTTGCAAATCTGAGGACACTGTATGCTTACATGTTTACGCACCCGGGCACTAAACTTTTATTTATGGGAAATGACATGGGACAATACAATGAATGGAATTTTACCATCCAATTGGAGTGGGATTTACTCCAGTATCCATCCCACAGGGGTTTGAATGATACAATCAAGGCTCTCAATCATCTTTATAAATCTGAAAAAGCATTATATCATTACAACTTCAGTCCTGTAGGATTTGAATGGATCGATGCCGGTGACCGAGCTAATTCCATATTGATATTTCAAAGAAAATCAGATATAAAAAACGATGTACTAATGATAGTATGCAATTTGAATATCACTGCGCACAATACCTACAAGGTCGGACTTTATGCCAAACAGACCTGGCAGATGATATTTAATTCTGATGATAAGAGTTTTTGGGGTAGCGGATATGAAGTAAAAAGAAAGGTTGCAACCAGGAAAATAGAATGGAATGGCAGAAAACATACACTGGAAATAGATATTCCACCATTGTCCGTAACAGTCTATCGCTTGTTATCATCATTGGAAGACAAGCCCAAAGCAACAAAAACTAAAGCAGCGACAACAAAAAAAGTGGAAACCAAAGTGAAGGGTAAAATTCCATAA
- a CDS encoding cystathionine gamma-synthase, producing the protein MKFATKVIHAGIEPDPSTGAIMTPIYQTSTYVQAAPGDHKGYEYARTQNPTRTVLEKNLAALENATDAICFGSGLAAMDSVLKLLNPGDEVIACDDLYGGSYRIMTKVFGKYGIKFHFVGMSDVNGLNALMTSNTKMIWVETPTNPMLNIIDIKAVCDHVKGKGIMVCVDNTFASPYLQNPLDLGADIVVHSATKYIGGHSDVIHGVVITNDADISRQIRFLQNAVGAVPGPQDCFLILRGIKTLHIRVERACQNAEKIALYLKNHPKVSKVYFPGFPDHPSHDVAKKQMKMFGGMVSFDLVANNEESARKVLSGTHYFSLAESLGGVESLIGHPASMTHGSIPREERLKVGLTDSLIRLSVGIEDVDDLIQDLEEALALV; encoded by the coding sequence ATGAAATTTGCCACCAAAGTTATCCATGCGGGAATTGAGCCTGATCCTTCAACAGGAGCGATCATGACACCTATCTATCAGACATCAACCTATGTGCAGGCAGCACCGGGCGATCATAAAGGATATGAGTATGCGCGTACTCAAAATCCAACAAGAACAGTACTGGAAAAAAACCTTGCTGCACTCGAAAATGCCACAGATGCTATTTGTTTTGGAAGCGGACTGGCAGCCATGGATAGTGTACTGAAGCTGCTCAATCCAGGAGATGAGGTGATTGCTTGTGACGATTTGTATGGCGGGTCGTACAGGATCATGACAAAGGTATTTGGAAAGTACGGGATTAAATTTCATTTTGTCGGTATGAGCGATGTAAATGGCCTGAATGCTCTGATGACTTCAAATACCAAAATGATCTGGGTAGAGACACCTACCAATCCTATGCTCAACATCATAGACATCAAAGCAGTATGTGACCATGTAAAAGGTAAAGGTATCATGGTATGCGTAGACAATACATTTGCATCACCTTATCTACAGAATCCATTGGATTTGGGAGCAGATATCGTAGTACACTCGGCTACAAAATATATCGGTGGACACTCTGACGTCATACATGGTGTAGTGATCACCAATGATGCTGATATATCAAGACAAATCAGATTTTTGCAGAATGCAGTAGGTGCTGTACCAGGTCCCCAGGATTGTTTTTTGATTCTCAGAGGTATCAAGACCTTGCATATCAGAGTAGAAAGAGCGTGCCAAAATGCAGAAAAAATTGCCCTTTATCTCAAAAATCACCCAAAAGTATCCAAAGTTTATTTCCCGGGCTTTCCGGACCATCCAAGTCATGATGTGGCTAAAAAGCAGATGAAAATGTTTGGCGGCATGGTATCCTTTGATTTGGTAGCCAACAATGAAGAGAGCGCACGCAAAGTACTGAGCGGTACACATTATTTTTCATTGGCTGAGTCACTGGGTGGTGTAGAGTCCCTGATAGGTCATCCGGCGAGTATGACACACGGGTCTATACCGAGAGAAGAAAGGCTCAAAGTGGGATTGACGGATTCTTTGATACGTTTGAGCGTAGGCATAGAAGATGTGGATGATTTGATACAGGATTTGGAGGAGGCATTGGCTTTGGTTTAA
- a CDS encoding DUF3857 domain-containing protein, which yields MKKLILVCFHLMIFSLAYSQTFEFKDYTFDDTNMEVPLSLINENEVILQKIIKKEVTADEKNVRQFSLLHEKIIINSDKSIERNNKVYLPFRMDESVLTNKLRVILRNGKKTELSKADIKEEINNETGVKYHYFAINGLEKGAIIEKIFILEEAPSFNGRMVGLQSNSPVVNTSFELICPSHLGFKFKSYNGLPEAKLTEKAYGDKKNAYKIEASMIEPLPTDETYANETALSKFFKYKLDSNTATGAKNLNNYREFAGAVYENLHPETDKKADEVILKFIKDIPISKDPTEQIRNIENKIKTTVSYNRYFDENKSFADAVKSKQANELDMLRLYTAVFKKLNIGYQTVLTSKRFETFFDKDFETLEQVDEVLFYFPDINKYMEPVSAEYRIPLFNFNYGANYGLFIREREFGGAKMGVGEVKMIEIPDGNTTHDFTDIVIDFTKDTENPEVHTIHKYQGYSATNYQVIKDFVPDDRYKEIVDDIANNFTQEAEKYPSKLQMMVSNTSEKIRLS from the coding sequence ATGAAAAAATTAATACTTGTCTGCTTTCATCTGATGATATTTTCATTGGCATACAGTCAGACTTTTGAGTTTAAAGACTATACCTTTGATGATACCAACATGGAAGTACCTCTCTCTTTGATCAATGAAAATGAAGTCATTCTCCAAAAGATCATAAAAAAAGAAGTCACCGCAGATGAAAAAAATGTTAGACAATTCTCTCTGTTGCATGAAAAAATCATCATTAATTCAGATAAGTCTATAGAGCGCAACAATAAAGTATATTTACCTTTCAGGATGGATGAGTCAGTGCTTACCAATAAACTCAGAGTCATACTCAGGAATGGCAAAAAAACAGAACTCAGCAAAGCTGATATCAAAGAGGAAATCAATAATGAAACAGGGGTCAAATATCATTATTTTGCCATAAACGGACTTGAAAAAGGAGCCATCATCGAAAAAATATTTATACTTGAAGAAGCTCCTTCTTTCAATGGAAGAATGGTCGGATTACAAAGTAACAGTCCGGTAGTCAACACATCTTTTGAACTGATATGTCCATCTCATCTGGGATTTAAATTTAAGTCATACAATGGTCTCCCCGAAGCTAAACTTACAGAAAAAGCTTACGGAGACAAAAAAAACGCCTACAAGATTGAAGCATCCATGATCGAACCACTACCGACAGATGAAACCTATGCCAATGAGACGGCTCTAAGCAAATTTTTTAAGTACAAACTGGACTCCAATACTGCCACGGGAGCAAAAAATCTGAACAATTACAGGGAGTTTGCAGGGGCTGTATATGAAAATCTGCATCCTGAAACAGACAAAAAAGCAGATGAAGTCATCCTAAAGTTCATCAAGGACATTCCGATATCAAAAGACCCGACTGAACAAATTCGGAATATCGAGAATAAGATAAAAACAACGGTTTCGTACAATAGATATTTTGATGAAAATAAATCCTTTGCTGATGCTGTCAAGTCAAAACAGGCCAACGAACTCGATATGCTCAGGCTGTACACTGCCGTTTTCAAAAAGTTGAACATTGGCTACCAGACAGTACTGACTTCCAAAAGATTTGAAACCTTTTTTGATAAAGATTTTGAGACACTCGAGCAGGTAGACGAGGTTCTTTTTTACTTTCCTGACATTAATAAATATATGGAGCCGGTATCTGCAGAGTATCGTATACCATTATTCAATTTTAACTATGGAGCCAATTATGGCCTTTTTATCAGGGAAAGAGAGTTTGGAGGTGCGAAGATGGGAGTGGGTGAAGTCAAAATGATAGAAATACCGGATGGCAATACGACACATGATTTTACTGACATCGTCATAGATTTTACCAAAGACACAGAAAATCCTGAAGTACATACTATCCACAAATATCAGGGTTACTCTGCCACAAACTATCAGGTCATCAAAGATTTTGTGCCCGATGACAGATACAAGGAAATCGTTGATGATATAGCCAATAATTTTACGCAGGAAGCAGAAAAATATCCATCCAAACTTCAAATGATGGTATCCAACACCTCGGAAAAGATCCGTTTATCATAG